The following are encoded together in the Osmia lignaria lignaria isolate PbOS001 chromosome 6, iyOsmLign1, whole genome shotgun sequence genome:
- the LOC143305405 gene encoding uncharacterized protein LOC143305405: protein MQFRYLKSFKKHRLNHALERLQRAPEPQSSAMVVSAAAERSDQVSSTGEPSQVETGSDTTTNPGEEETRGPFAENAREESVSETASLQENPGEAVEVQMTEAPAGHGGRSAGGGSTSEVGEADDNAMDDDRSEATDPVISLARSSHEVDRRERRFACPFCGKCVRSKENLKLHVRKHTGERPFVCLFCGRAFGGKSDLTRHLRIHTGERPYHCEMCGKCFARADYLSKHLTTHIHQR from the coding sequence ATGCAGTTCAGGTATCTCAAGTCCTTCAAGAAGCACAGGTTGAACCACGCTCTGGAGCGACTCCAGCGTGCCCCGGAGCCCCAGAGCAGCGCGATGGTGGTGTCCGCTGCCGCTGAACGGAGCGACCAGGTGTCCAGCACCGGAGAGCCCTCCCAGGTGGAGACGGGCAGCGACACTACCACCAATCCCGGAGAAGAGGAAACTCGTGGACCGTTCGCGGAAAACGCTCGCGAGGAAAGCGTGTCGGAGACAGCCAGCCTGCAGGAGAACCCCGGAGAGGCCGTCGAGGTGCAGATGACCGAGGCGCCAGCTGGACACGGCGGACGTTCGGCCGGCGGTGGTAGCACCAGCGAGGTTGGCGAGGCGGACGACAACGCGATGGACGACGATCGGTCCGAAGCGACCGACCCGGTGATCAGCCTGGCACGCAGCAGCCACGAAGTGGACAGGCGCGAGCGTCGCTTCGCCTGCCCCTTTTGCGGTAAGTGCGTCAGGTCCAAAGAGAACCTGAAGCTTCACGTACGTAAGCACACGGGCGAACGACCGTTCGTCTGTCTCTTCTGCGGCCGCGCTTTCGGCGGTAAAAGCGACCTCACCAGACATCTCCGTATCCACACCGGGGAAAGACCGTACCACTGCGAAATGTGCGGCAAATGCTTCGCCAGGGCGGACTATCTGTCCAAACACCTCACAACTCATATACACCAACGCTAA